The following is a genomic window from Hymenobacter monticola.
GCAGAACCGGGCCAGGCAGGCCAGCGCAATGGGCTGGGTAGCAAGGCGCGAGGCGAAGACACTTAGCGCATTCTTTGCCGCCCGCGCACTTCTCCACATGTTTAGTGAAACCGGGGGCAAAACCGGGCTCGCAAAATAAAAATGCCCAATACGTGATGTATTGGGCATTTTCGTGAAGCGTATTGGGCTCGAACCAACGACCTCCACCGTGTCAGGGTGGCGCTCTGAACCAACTGAGCTAACACTCCGGAATAGGCCTGCCTGAGCGGCGGCGCGGCCCCAAAGGTAGCGCCTGCCGGCGCTTGATGTACCAGCCGGGGCGGCTTTTTTTGCCGGGCGCTGGCAGCAGGGGCAACTTTGCCGGCCTCGGGAAAGTATAGGGGCAAACGGGAATAGTAATCTTCCCGGGCCACTGGCCTCATTTCCTTACCCTCTTTCACCATGAAAAAGATTTTTCTATTTCTGCTGCTTGCCGTGGCCTCCGGGCCGGCTGCTTTTGCCCAAGCTGCCCCCGGCGGCTCTCAATCATCGAAGGACTACACCGGTGGCGCCGTCACGGAATCCGGCAACACCGGCTTCGGCATCAAGGGCGGCTACAACCTCAACGGCCTGCGCGGCGACGGCGTGAAGGGCATCGACCGCCAAGCCCGTAGCGACTTCCATGCCGGTGTTTACGGCCAGTTTGGCTTTGATGACTTCTCGTCCATCCAGGCTGAGCTGCTGTATTCGCGCCAGGGTTTTGAGGCCAACACCGGCCCCAATGGCGGGAGCCAGCGCTTCCGCATGGACTATCTGATGCTGCCCGTGATGTACGTGGGCAACTTTACCGACAACCTGAGCTTCCACGTGGGGCCGCAGGTGTCGCTGCTCAACAACATCCGCAAGGACGAGCAGTCGCTCGACGCGAAAGACAACGGGTTTAACTCGTTTGACTTTGGCGGCGTGGCCGGCCTGGAGGCCCGCATCGGTCCGGCCCGCGTTGGCGCCCGCTACAACCTGTTCCTAGGCAAAGTTTTTGAGGACGGCCCCAGCAAGGTGACGACGGTGGCCAGCCAATTCGCCAACAGCAAGCTCTACAACAACATGCTGCAAGTGTACGTGGGCATCGGCTTCACGCAATAAGCAGCGCTATGCTTCGATTCTTCAAAAAGGAGGCCTTCGGGCCTCCTTTTTTTATTTCTGGTGCATGCCCCAACGGCAACCTTGGCCGAAGGGGCACGTTTCCTCAAGCATTCCAATCATTGCTTTTCGTCATGAAAACAGCCTTATTCACCCTGGCACTGGGCTTGGCGCTGGCCCCGGCCGTGCACGCCCAGCAGGGGCCCGGCGTGGGCTCCTCCACCGACTACGTGGCCACCGACGGCACCGAGTCGCGCAATACCGGCTTCGGCATCAAGGGCGGTTACAACCTGGCCAGCATTCAGGGCACGGGCGCCAGCCTGTTCACCAACCGCGACAACCTGAAAGATTTTCACGCGGGCGTGTATGGCCAATTCGGGTTCAACAACTTCGCCTCGCTGATGGTGGAGCTGCTGTACTCGCGCAAGGGCTACCGCACCGACTACCTCGGCACCGCCACCCGCGACACCCGCCTCGACTACCTGGAGCTGCCCATCCTCTTCGTGGGCAACCTCACCGAAACGCTCAGCATCCACGTGGGGCCGCAGGTGTCGCTGCTCACCAACGTGCGCAACGGCGATGCCACCGTGGACATCGGCGACAACGGCTACAACAGCCTCGACTACGGCGCCATTGCCGGCGCCGAGGCCCGCCTGGGCTTCGCCAAATTGGGCGCCCGCTTCGATTGGAGCCTGGGCAAGGTGTACAAGGACGGCACCGTGCTGCGCTACAACACGAGCACGGGCGCGGCCATCGGCGACAACAACATCCGCAACCAGGTATTCCAAGTGTACCTGGGGCTGGGCTTCAAGCATTAGCCCTGCCAATGCCCGCGCTCGACCTAGCGGCGCTGGACCACGCCCGCGAAATGCTGCTGGGCCGGGCGCTGGCCGTGCTGGCCGCCTGGGCCCTGCTCAATCTGCTGGTGAGCGGCACCTTTGTGAAGCAAGCCGACCGCCGCTTTGCGCCCTACTATTTCCACGGCATGAATGTGGGCTGGGGCCTGGTAAACACCGTGCTGGCCTGCTGGGGCATCCTGCACCTGCGGTTTACCTCCCCGCCGAGCCTGCGACTGGCCGAGCTGGTGGCCGCACAGCTCCACAACGAAAACTTGTTCATGCTAAACACCGGCCTCGACGTGGCTTACGTGATGACGGGGTTTTACCTGCGCGCGCTGGCGGCAACGCCGGGCCGGGCCGATGCCTCGCGCCTGGATGGCTTCGGCCGGTCGTTGTGGGTGCAGGGTGGTTTCCTGCTGGTGTTTGATGCGGCGGTGTGGGGCCTGTTGCACGGGCAAGGCCGGGCGTGGATTCCATTACTTTAACCGCCCGGTAACACATAGCTCATATCTCAATTTGGGAACGAAATCCAGATTGGAGAAAATACCGTTTCTTTCATCGGGCAATTAGGCCAGTAAGTCGGTCAAAGAGGCGGTTTCAACTTATTTATCTTTTAGTAATCACGCTGATAGATGAATTTTGGATTCCTATTAAGGGCACCGGCTTGATAACCATCATTTGCCAGTTAGTACATTTTAGGAATCGTTATGCGCCTTTTTACTCTCGCCGTTTTTTGCTTTTTGTCACTGGCTTCCCTTTCCGGGACGGTCGCCAGCACCCTCGACCGCTCCGAGGCGGTGGCCGTGACCAGCCCCGCCGGTG
Proteins encoded in this region:
- a CDS encoding porin family protein; amino-acid sequence: MKKIFLFLLLAVASGPAAFAQAAPGGSQSSKDYTGGAVTESGNTGFGIKGGYNLNGLRGDGVKGIDRQARSDFHAGVYGQFGFDDFSSIQAELLYSRQGFEANTGPNGGSQRFRMDYLMLPVMYVGNFTDNLSFHVGPQVSLLNNIRKDEQSLDAKDNGFNSFDFGGVAGLEARIGPARVGARYNLFLGKVFEDGPSKVTTVASQFANSKLYNNMLQVYVGIGFTQ
- a CDS encoding porin family protein translates to MKTALFTLALGLALAPAVHAQQGPGVGSSTDYVATDGTESRNTGFGIKGGYNLASIQGTGASLFTNRDNLKDFHAGVYGQFGFNNFASLMVELLYSRKGYRTDYLGTATRDTRLDYLELPILFVGNLTETLSIHVGPQVSLLTNVRNGDATVDIGDNGYNSLDYGAIAGAEARLGFAKLGARFDWSLGKVYKDGTVLRYNTSTGAAIGDNNIRNQVFQVYLGLGFKH
- a CDS encoding DUF6992 family protein translates to MPALDLAALDHAREMLLGRALAVLAAWALLNLLVSGTFVKQADRRFAPYYFHGMNVGWGLVNTVLACWGILHLRFTSPPSLRLAELVAAQLHNENLFMLNTGLDVAYVMTGFYLRALAATPGRADASRLDGFGRSLWVQGGFLLVFDAAVWGLLHGQGRAWIPLL